The proteins below are encoded in one region of Flavobacterium nackdongense:
- a CDS encoding tyrosine-type recombinase/integrase, which translates to MGRSQSTFSNYSRHVASISLYFGKIPTELDPEQVQDYLFYQQKKSKTPSQTYFKHCVYGLRFLLKSEGLPYEYLRLPSIKHEKTLPVVLSKEEVWAMLQKAKLLKHRILIGLLYGCGLRCMEARSVRLQDLDFDRQQLKVVQGKGKKDRYVPLSEHLIRGLKKYIEAEKPKDYLFNGQPIERAGGDFDSRYSQRGVQWAVKQVAKAAGVKKEVHVHTLRHSYATHLLEDGMDIMTLKDLLGHQNIETTMEYLQIAQLASQRIFSPLDTLFEKCRRR; encoded by the coding sequence TTGGGACGAAGCCAAAGCACGTTTAGCAATTATTCGCGGCACGTGGCTTCGATTTCGCTGTATTTTGGCAAAATTCCAACGGAATTGGATCCTGAACAAGTGCAGGACTACTTGTTTTACCAACAGAAAAAGTCCAAAACCCCATCGCAAACGTACTTTAAACACTGTGTTTACGGACTACGATTTTTGCTAAAATCAGAAGGACTTCCGTATGAATACCTTCGACTTCCGTCGATAAAACACGAGAAAACGCTTCCAGTTGTTTTGAGCAAAGAAGAAGTTTGGGCAATGCTTCAAAAAGCCAAATTGCTCAAACACCGCATTCTTATTGGCTTGCTTTATGGTTGCGGATTGCGTTGTATGGAAGCCAGAAGTGTACGTTTGCAGGATTTAGATTTCGACAGACAACAACTCAAAGTAGTGCAAGGCAAAGGCAAAAAAGACCGTTACGTTCCGCTTTCGGAACACTTGATTCGGGGATTAAAAAAGTACATCGAAGCCGAAAAACCCAAGGATTATCTTTTCAACGGTCAGCCCATTGAAAGAGCCGGAGGCGATTTTGACAGTCGGTACAGCCAGAGAGGCGTACAATGGGCAGTCAAACAAGTAGCCAAAGCTGCTGGTGTGAAAAAAGAAGTTCATGTGCATACGCTTCGGCACTCTTACGCCACACATTTGCTCGAAGATGGTATGGATATTATGACCCTGAAAGACCTTTTGGGACATCAAAATATCGAAACTACGATGGAGTATTTGCAGATAGCCCAGCTCGCGAGCCAACGCATTTTTAGTCCACTCGATACGCTTTTCGAGAAATGCAGGCGGAGGTAG
- a CDS encoding IS91 family transposase, translated as MQTEVADVLRKVGSKIESYGLNTWQLRTLDAIKKCRTAKLGGHIDACDECGHLTISYNSCRNRHCPKCQSNKREDWIEARSTELLPVPYFHVVFTLPEAINSLAIHQPKVVYDTLFEATWETIQTFGKTKQMQMGMIAVLHTWGQQLSLHPHLHCIVPGGGIAKNGQWQNSRTDGKFLFPVKALSKVFRAKYCAKLKKKEPIKYEQIRQELWQKPWIVFAKKPFGSPKSVVEYLGRYTHKIAISNRRIKTIDNENVTFEYKDYRVAGVKKQMTLTHQEFIRRFALHILPKRFVKIRHYGFLSSTWKRQKLKLLQEKLKVKVLEKREKKPFFPKCPCCKTGNLHRIAVFDKRGPPAWYLGGSQNTIPCKN; from the coding sequence ATGCAGACGGAAGTAGCCGATGTCCTTAGAAAAGTAGGTTCTAAAATCGAGAGTTATGGACTCAATACTTGGCAACTTCGAACGCTTGATGCTATCAAAAAATGCAGAACAGCCAAATTGGGCGGTCATATCGATGCTTGCGATGAATGTGGCCATCTGACCATTAGTTATAATTCTTGCCGCAATCGTCATTGTCCCAAGTGTCAGAGCAACAAACGAGAAGATTGGATAGAGGCTAGAAGCACGGAACTCTTGCCAGTGCCTTATTTCCACGTTGTTTTTACCTTGCCTGAAGCGATTAATTCATTGGCTATACATCAGCCCAAAGTAGTGTACGATACGCTCTTTGAAGCGACTTGGGAAACGATTCAAACTTTTGGCAAAACCAAACAAATGCAAATGGGTATGATTGCGGTTTTGCACACTTGGGGACAACAATTGAGTTTACATCCGCACCTGCATTGCATTGTTCCTGGCGGCGGAATAGCTAAAAACGGACAATGGCAAAATAGCCGAACCGATGGCAAATTCTTGTTTCCAGTCAAAGCCTTGTCAAAGGTGTTTAGGGCTAAATATTGTGCAAAACTCAAAAAAAAAGAGCCTATCAAGTATGAGCAAATTCGGCAAGAATTATGGCAAAAACCTTGGATTGTTTTTGCTAAAAAGCCATTTGGAAGCCCCAAGTCGGTGGTGGAATATTTGGGGAGATATACGCACAAGATTGCCATTAGCAACCGGAGAATCAAAACTATCGACAACGAAAATGTGACTTTTGAGTACAAGGATTATCGAGTGGCAGGAGTCAAAAAGCAAATGACGCTCACGCATCAGGAGTTTATTAGGCGATTTGCTTTGCACATTTTGCCCAAACGCTTTGTCAAGATTCGGCATTATGGCTTTTTGAGCAGCACTTGGAAGCGTCAAAAGCTAAAACTTTTACAAGAAAAGCTGAAGGTAAAAGTATTGGAAAAGCGAGAAAAGAAGCCTTTTTTTCCCAAGTGTCCGTGTTGCAAAACGGGCAATTTGCATCGGATAGCGGTTTTTGACAAGCGTGGTCCGCCTGCTTGGTATCTTGGCGGTAGCCAAAACACAATTCCCTGTAAAAACTAA
- a CDS encoding IS91 family transposase, with protein sequence MQAEVADVLRKVGSKIESYGLNTWQLRTLYAIKKCRTAELGGHIDACDECGNLTISYNSCRNRHCPKCQGKNREDWIESRSTELLPVPYFHVVFTLPEAINSLAIHQPKVVYDTLFEATWETLQTFGKTKEMQMGMFAVLHTWGQQLSLHPHLHCIVPGGGIGKNGQWQNSRTDGKFLFPVKALSKVFRAKYCAKLKEKEPIKYEQIRQALWQKPWVVFAKKPFGSPKSVVEYLGRYTHKIAISNRRIKSIDDQNVTFEYKDYRVAGVKKQMTLSHQEFIRRFALHILPKRFVKIRHYGFLSSTWKREKLKLLQEKLQVKVLEKREKKLFLPKCPCCKTGNLHRIAIFDQRGPPAWYLGDSQSSIPCKN encoded by the coding sequence ATGCAGGCGGAGGTAGCCGATGTACTGCGAAAAGTAGGTTCTAAAATCGAGAGTTATGGACTCAATACTTGGCAATTGCGCACGCTTTATGCCATCAAAAAATGCCGAACAGCCGAATTGGGTGGTCATATCGATGCTTGCGATGAATGTGGAAATCTAACCATTAGTTACAACTCTTGCCGGAACCGACACTGTCCCAAATGTCAGGGTAAAAATCGAGAGGATTGGATAGAGTCTAGAAGCACGGAACTCTTGCCAGTACCATACTTCCACGTTGTTTTTACCTTGCCTGAAGCGATTAATTCATTGGCTATACATCAGCCCAAAGTAGTGTACGATACTTTGTTTGAAGCGACTTGGGAAACCCTGCAAACTTTTGGCAAAACCAAAGAAATGCAAATGGGAATGTTTGCGGTTTTACACACTTGGGGACAACAGTTGTCTTTACATCCGCACCTGCATTGTATTGTTCCTGGTGGAGGAATAGGTAAAAACGGACAATGGCAAAATAGCCGAACCGATGGCAAATTCTTATTCCCAGTCAAGGCATTATCGAAAGTGTTTAGGGCTAAATATTGTGCAAAACTCAAAGAAAAAGAACCCATAAAGTACGAGCAAATCAGGCAAGCGTTATGGCAAAAACCGTGGGTTGTTTTTGCCAAAAAGCCTTTTGGAAGTCCCAAATCGGTGGTGGAATATTTGGGAAGATATACGCATAAAATAGCCATTAGCAATCGGAGAATCAAAAGCATTGACGACCAAAACGTGACTTTTGAATATAAAGATTATCGAGTGGCAGGAGTCAAAAAGCAAATGACGCTCTCGCATCAGGAGTTTATAAGGCGGTTTGCGTTGCATATTTTGCCCAAGCGGTTTGTGAAAATCAGACATTATGGTTTTTTAAGCAGCACTTGGAAGCGTGAGAAGCTCAAACTATTGCAGGAGAAACTCCAAGTAAAAGTACTAGAAAAGCGAGAAAAGAAGCTTTTTTTACCCAAATGTCCCTGTTGCAAAACGGGCAATTTGCACCGGATAGCGATTTTCGACCAGCGTGGGCCGCCTGCTTGGTATCTTGGCGATAGCCAAAGCTCTATTCCCTGTAAAAACTAA
- a CDS encoding tyrosine-type recombinase/integrase: MARFERTVSVLGRSQSTFNNYSRHVAAISLYFGKIPTELDPEQVQDYLFYQQKKSKTPSQTYFKHCVYGLRFLLKSEGIPYEYLRLPSIKHDKKLPVVLSKEEVWAMLQNTKLLKHRILIGLLYGCGLRCMEVRSVRLQDLDFDRQQLKVVQGKGKKDRYVPLSVHLIRGLKTYIEAEKPQDYLFNGQPIERAGGDFDSRYSQRGVQWAVKQVAKAAGVKKEVHVHTLRHSYATHLLEDGMDIMTLKDLLGHQNIETTMEYLQIAQLDSQRIFSPLDTLFEKCRRK; encoded by the coding sequence TTGGCTCGTTTTGAGCGCACCGTTTCGGTTTTAGGCAGAAGCCAAAGTACGTTTAACAATTATTCGCGCCACGTAGCGGCTATTTCGCTGTATTTTGGCAAAATCCCCACAGAACTCGATCCTGAACAAGTTCAGGACTACTTGTTTTACCAACAAAAAAAGTCCAAAACCCCATCGCAAACCTACTTTAAACATTGCGTTTACGGGCTTCGGTTTTTGCTAAAATCGGAAGGGATTCCTTATGAATACCTTCGACTTCCGTCGATAAAACACGATAAGAAATTGCCTGTTGTTTTGAGCAAAGAAGAAGTTTGGGCAATGCTTCAAAACACCAAACTACTCAAACACCGCATTCTTATTGGTTTGCTTTATGGTTGCGGACTTCGTTGTATGGAAGTTCGAAGCGTTCGTTTACAGGATTTGGATTTCGACAGACAACAACTCAAAGTAGTTCAGGGCAAAGGCAAAAAAGACCGTTACGTTCCACTTTCAGTACATTTAATTCGGGGACTCAAAACCTACATTGAAGCCGAAAAACCACAAGATTATCTTTTCAACGGTCAGCCTATCGAAAGAGCTGGCGGAGACTTCGATTCTCGGTACAGCCAGCGAGGTGTGCAATGGGCAGTCAAACAAGTAGCCAAAGCTGCTGGTGTGAAAAAAGAAGTTCACGTACATACGCTTCGGCACTCTTACGCCACACATTTGCTCGAAGATGGAATGGATATTATGACCCTGAAAGACCTTTTGGGACATCAAAATATCGAGACCACGATGGAGTATTTGCAGATTGCCCAACTCGACAGTCAACGCATCTTTAGTCCACTCGATACGCTTTTCGAGAAATGCAGACGGAAGTAG
- a CDS encoding class I SAM-dependent methyltransferase, whose protein sequence is MENNIYNPEYVKGLFNKMSSSYERMNFITSFGFSIRWRRQFLETFKQTQHKAEIIDLLTGMGETWNATKNKLPNSTLTVLDFSDGMLKYAKQKSETKYNNEIIVLQQDILKNKLPSNHYDFVTCAFGLKTFNDEQLNVLALETKRILKSGGQFSFIEVSKPNNRILKTLYGFYLGKIIPILGRLLLGNPEEYKMLWQYTNKFDNAKKATEIFADTGLKTEFNSYFYGCATGFYGTKTDD, encoded by the coding sequence ATGGAGAATAATATTTACAATCCCGAATATGTAAAAGGACTTTTTAACAAGATGAGTAGTTCTTATGAGCGAATGAATTTTATTACTTCATTTGGATTTTCAATTCGTTGGAGAAGACAATTTTTGGAAACTTTTAAACAGACACAACATAAAGCAGAAATAATTGACTTGCTAACAGGAATGGGTGAAACTTGGAATGCAACAAAAAATAAATTACCGAACTCTACCTTGACAGTTCTTGACTTTTCAGATGGAATGTTGAAATATGCAAAACAGAAAAGCGAAACAAAATACAACAATGAAATTATTGTATTGCAACAAGACATTTTAAAAAACAAGCTACCAAGCAATCATTATGACTTTGTAACTTGTGCGTTCGGACTTAAAACATTTAATGATGAACAATTAAATGTTTTAGCTTTAGAAACAAAGCGAATATTAAAATCTGGTGGACAGTTTTCATTTATAGAAGTTTCTAAGCCAAACAACAGAATATTAAAAACACTATATGGCTTTTACCTTGGGAAAATCATTCCAATTTTAGGACGACTATTACTTGGAAACCCAGAAGAATATAAAATGCTTTGGCAATACACTAACAAGTTTGACAATGCAAAAAAGGCGACAGAGATATTTGCAGACACGGGTTTAAAAACAGAATTCAATTCTTATTTTTACGGTTGTGCGACAGGATTTTATGGAACTAAAACAGATGATTAG